From Alloacidobacterium dinghuense:
TCTGCCGCGTCTTGTGTTTCAAAACGAAATGAAGCGCCGTCCAGAAAAACCCTAGAAATGCGACGCCTGCCAGCATCGCGATCCAAAGAATCTTGCGCCGTGCCGCCTCCCGGAAGGTGACTCGCGCCATTAACAAAGTTGTACGCCATGCGCCCGGTCCGCGTGAAAGACCGAAAGCGGATGGCTCAGCTATGGCGCAATCGATGAGTGGTTGCTCGTTTGCCGGCGGTTCGGGAGTACCTGCGGGCAGGCGCACGTCGATTGCGTTCTCTTTCATAGGCCGGGGTCCGGTCCCATCATCTGCAAAAACAAGTCTTCCAGGCTTACTCGCTGCGGGACGACGGAGAAAACGTCCGCGCCGGCCTCGACCAGACAGCGAACAACCTCTGGAAGATGATCTACTTTTACTACGCGCAGTCGCAGAACCTGCCCCTCCAGGCGAAGATCCTGAGTGAATCCTTTGAGCTCCTCTATCGCGGCGGAGTTAACACGCGCGACTCTGATTTCAACTTCCGTCTGAGCTGATTGCCACGCGCCCATCTCATACATGCCAATGATTCGGCCATCCTGAATGAAGGCTACGCGGTCGCAGCTTTGCTCAACTTCGCCGAGTAAATGCGAGTTAAGAAAGACTGTAGCACCGCGACTACACTGCTCCGCGATAACGTCACGCACAAGCTTACGTCCGGCTGGATCGAGGCCGGAAGTGGGCTCGTCCAGGAATAAGATTTCGGGGTCATTGACGATTGCCTGTGCCAAGCCGACGCGCTGCATCATTCCCTTGGAGAAACTACGAATGGGCTTGTTGTGTTGCGCGCCGAGGCCGACACGCTCAAGCAACTGCGGGATCTTCCGACGCAACTTGTCTTCTGCCAGACCGCATAGCCTCCCATGAAATGCGATCAGCTCTGAAGCTGAGAGCCAATCATAGAAGCGGAAATGTTCGGGTAGAAAGCCAACGCGAGTTCGCACCGCGCGTGTGCCCACCGGTTGACCAAGTAGTAGAGCGCTGCCACCGGTTGGCTTTACCAGGCCCAGCAGCATCTTGATCGAAGTGCTTTTGCCAGCACCATTCGGACCCAGAAATCCGAATGCCTCTCCGCGACCGACCTGGAGGGTCAGGTCGCGGACGGCAGTACGAGTTCCGTAGGTCTTCCTAAGCTGCGACGCATCGATGGTAAGAGTTGCCATGCACGTTCCGGCTCTCTCTACTGTAACTGCGAGGCCAAGTTGATTGCCGTAGTATCGTCTCCCGTTCCGTTCAGAGCGAAGACGATTCCATTGTCGATCCACATGAGAGAGAAGTGGCCAGACTGGTTCTGATTTGCCGCGCGCAACAATGCGCCTTCATTGCCGTTGACGTGCACCTGCTCATACTTCGACTCACCGCGGACCACGGGGAGAACGAGCGTCGAGGTCCAGTCGACGGTCTGCGTAAAGTTAGCAGCGTCGTTGGCGCTCATGCCAAGAAACTGAAGCGCTACCTGCGCGATCTGAGCGGGATCGATTTCCTGAGGAGCAGACACCATCGGGCTGGGAATCTCGAATAACGATACACACGTGGCATCGGCCTCCTGTCCGGATGTCTCGCCTGCGCTGACTCTGTTCGCGTGTCTGGCTTGATTCGCGCTGACATCGACGCCAGCCTCTGAGACGGATTTATCCGCACCGCCAAGATGAACGACAACACTATGATCGGCACTCGCTGAAGGGTTCTTCGT
This genomic window contains:
- a CDS encoding ABC transporter ATP-binding protein yields the protein MATLTIDASQLRKTYGTRTAVRDLTLQVGRGEAFGFLGPNGAGKSTSIKMLLGLVKPTGGSALLLGQPVGTRAVRTRVGFLPEHFRFYDWLSASELIAFHGRLCGLAEDKLRRKIPQLLERVGLGAQHNKPIRSFSKGMMQRVGLAQAIVNDPEILFLDEPTSGLDPAGRKLVRDVIAEQCSRGATVFLNSHLLGEVEQSCDRVAFIQDGRIIGMYEMGAWQSAQTEVEIRVARVNSAAIEELKGFTQDLRLEGQVLRLRVVKVDHLPEVVRCLVEAGADVFSVVPQRVSLEDLFLQMMGPDPGL